The following are from one region of the Zymoseptoria tritici IPO323 chromosome 13, whole genome shotgun sequence genome:
- a CDS encoding putative major facilitator superfamily transporter (MFS-MDR transporter belonging to the DHA2 subfamily. These type of MFS transporters are implicated in MDR and secretion of fungal secondary metabolites.) has translation MASYENEKGTHEAIERVDTHSSNEDNAHRYPLEKTETHETIAAVDIDNNQAFKGDDSDGKVQWTAKKLLAAASLSMLYTGSQIPLYFVGGTLSYISADIGGADVIGWLPVANTLAIASVAPFVGYLQDLFGKRYISLFGALLLCVGCVVLGTAHSLGPALVGMAMAGGGAGIGELTGLAGLAETVPVKQRGYSLAVLTAFVLPFCPYVMYSEMFCTRGSNPTWRWGIWISLIYNGITFLGLATCYFPINHPRAAGLSTWDVMKKIDIVGGLLSIIGLTLFLVALQAGGYTHAWTSAYTLCLLLIGIGLLAVFIVWEVKVARHPIIPKELFLGQRVVAPAFAVAFVAGMNFFSLLNFWPLTISNVWNPDPVQIGIRGIPVGMATAVGAIFWNALLSYWKGGAKWVLLIASGMLTAFGGSLACLNPTNSATVVTLASFAAFGLGGVIVPAATVAMIAAPDALITTCAALSLSVRAVGGSIGYSIYFSIFSKRLRTKLPVLVAGYAIKSGLPASSAEAFVGTFLTTPTKIASIPGVTLEVIDGAKLGAQWAYAEGLSLVWYTSIAFGLCAMVCSLLIPNTKKFETNRVAVDLH, from the exons ATGGCATCGTACGAGAACGAGAAGGGCACTCATGAAGCCATCGAGCGTGTAGATACGCACTCTTCGAACGAGGACAATGCTCATCGCTACCCtctggagaagacggagacCCACGAGACCATCGCTGCCGTAGACATCGACAACAATCAAGCCTTCAAGGGCGATGACAGCGATGGCAAGGTCCAGTGGACTGCGAAGAAGCTTCTCGCAGCAGCATCCTTATCCATGCTGTACACCG GCTCCCAAATCCCTCTCTACTTCGTCGGCGGAACTCTTTCCTACATATCCGCAGATATCGGAGGAGCCGACGTCATCGGCTGGCTCCCCGTTGCCAACACCCTTGCCATTGCCTCCGTGGCACCCTTCGTCGGCTACCTTCAAGATTTGTTCGGCAAACGCTACATCTCGCTCTTCGGCGCTCTGCTGCTTTGCGTGGGATGTGTCGTGCTGGGCACCGCTCACAGTCTCGGTCCTGCTTTGGTGGGCATGGCCATGGCTGGCGGTGGCGCGGGTATTGGAGAGTTGACAGGTCTGGCTGG CCTCGCGGAGACAGTGCCCGTCAAGCAGAGAGGCTACTCTTTGGCCGTCCTCACCGCGTTTGTCTTGCCATTCTGCCCATATGTGATGTACAGCGAGATGTTCTGTACTCGTGGGTCGAACCCAACTTGGAGATGGGGCATCTGGATTTCTCTCATCTACAACGGCATCACCTTCCTCGGGCTTGCTACATGCTACTTCCCAATCAATCATCCGCGAGCTGCTGGCCTTAGCACGTGGGATGTCATGAAGAAGATAGATATTGTTGGTGGTCTGTTGTCCATCATCGGACTGACTTTGTT CCTTGTCGCCCTCCAAGCCGGTGGCTACACCCACGCCTGGACCTCCGCATACACCCTCTGCTTACTCCTCATCGGCATTGGCCTTCTCgccgtcttcatcgtctggGAAGTCAAAGTCGCTCGCCATCCTATCATTCCCAAGGAACTTTTCCTCGGCCAGCGAGTTGTCGCTCCAGCCTTCGCAGTTGCCTTCGTCGCTGGCATGAACTTCTTCTCTCTGCTTAACTTCTGGCCATTGACCATCTCCAACGTCTGGAATCCAGACCCCGTACAGATCGGAATCCGCGGTATTCCAGTCGGTATGGCAACTGCGGTTGGCGCCATCTTCTGGAACGCTCTCCTGTCTTACTGGAAGGGCGGCGCCAAGTGGGTTCTGCTCATCGCTTCAGGCATGTTGACAGCCTTCGGAGGCAGTCTTGCGTGCTTGAATCCCACCAACTCCGCCACCGTTGTCACCTTGGCCAGTTTCGCTGCATTCGGTCTCGGAGGTGTCATCGTCCCAGCAGCTACTGTTGCCATGATCGCTGCTCCGGATGCGCTCATCACTACATGTGCTGCGCTATCGCTGTCCGTCAGAGCTGTCGGT GGCTCCATCGGCTACTCCATCtacttctccatcttctccaagaGACTCCGCACCAAGCTTCCTGTGCTCGTTGCCGGCTACGCCATCAAGAGCGGTCTGCCAGCCTCCAGCGCCGAGGCCTTCGTTGGCACCTTCCTCACTACGCCGACCAAGATCGCCTCCATTCCCGGAGTCACTCTGGAGGTCATCGATGGTGCCAAGCTCGGCGCCCAGTGGGCTTATGCTGAGGGCCTGAGCCTTGTCTG GTACACGAGCATTGCATTCGGACTTTGCGCGATGGTCTGTTCTCTCCTCATTCCCAACACTAAGAAGTTCGAGACAAACAGAGTTGCGGTCGATTTGCACTAG